One window of Bacillus alkalicellulosilyticus genomic DNA carries:
- the crcB gene encoding fluoride efflux transporter CrcB: protein MSILLITVGGALGAISRYLLGLGIMRKFPHPPIPIAMLTVNLLGAFGLGIFFGVTIGRVQLGAYEDPLFLFFGIGFFGAFTTFSTFSMEAVDLLRKKLFQKAIVYICLSLVGSIFALLLGMFIATL, encoded by the coding sequence ATGAGCATATTATTAATTACGGTTGGTGGAGCTCTTGGAGCAATTTCAAGATACCTGCTTGGCCTAGGTATCATGAGAAAGTTCCCACACCCACCTATTCCAATTGCTATGTTAACCGTTAATCTTCTTGGAGCATTTGGACTTGGAATTTTTTTCGGCGTAACAATAGGAAGAGTGCAACTTGGGGCTTATGAAGACCCGCTGTTTTTATTTTTTGGGATTGGTTTTTTTGGTGCGTTTACGACGTTTTCGACTTTTAGTATGGAAGCAGTGGACTTGCTTAGAAAAAAATTGTTTCAAAAAGCCATTGTGTATATTTGTCTTTCACTAGTAGGAAGTATATTTGCTTTATTACTTGGAATGTTTATTGCCACATTGTAA
- a CDS encoding ribonucleoside-diphosphate reductase subunit alpha: protein MSQQVQEHVQAVIETIKKAATTYPTDVTNLLEKLANLNVSEIEANQQALFYSLHNIAMDQPNWTFVAAQLYLNELYQKAATNRGYDSGLKYGDFYSLLSVLSEMGIYNKGLIECYSKEDIDDLGKEIAPERDELFTYIGLFLLADRYLAKDYEKNIYELPQERFMVIAMTLMQKEKKEKRLELVKKAYWALSNLYMTVATPTLSNAGKSYGQLSSCFIDTVDDSLDSIYLNNWDIARLSKDGGGIGIYYGKVRALGSDIKKFKGNSSGIVPWIRLLNDTAVSVDQLGQRQGAVAVYLDIFHKDVMNGFLDLKTNNGDERRKAHDIFTGVTIPDLFMQKLEEVDESGRSIGEWHTFCPHQVKQIMGWKDENGNLLGLEDYYDETDRKWFTEKYEEAVNHPLLPRKSYRAMDIMARIMVAQLETGTPYMFYRDEVNRQNPNKHVVGVGRTSIYCSNLCTEIAQNMSATTITKEYEDEDGNIVIVRKPGDFVVCNLSSIHLPNAVKANVLEDVIPIQMRMLDNVIDLNTISVGQAQKTNQKYRAVGLGTFGWHHLLAVKGIYWETDEAVSYADELYEEIAYHTIRSSMELAKEKGAYKQCKGSEWETGAYFKRKGYTSRRWSELQQEVTKHGVRNGWMMAVAPNSSTAKIGGSTDGIDPIYAIEYAEEKKNFKFKVTAPDITHHTYPFYRRVRHELDQVWSIKQNSARQRHVDQGISFNIYVRHDIKAKELLHLHLQAWKHGLKTTYYVRSTSQAEIAECEACHA from the coding sequence ATGAGTCAACAAGTACAAGAACATGTACAAGCCGTAATAGAAACGATAAAAAAAGCAGCAACAACTTATCCAACCGATGTAACAAATTTACTAGAGAAACTAGCTAATTTAAATGTATCTGAAATAGAAGCGAATCAGCAGGCTCTTTTTTATTCTCTACATAACATAGCAATGGACCAACCTAACTGGACATTTGTTGCTGCTCAGTTGTATTTAAATGAATTGTATCAAAAGGCCGCAACAAACCGTGGCTATGATAGCGGATTAAAATATGGTGATTTTTACTCGCTGCTTTCCGTTCTATCGGAAATGGGTATTTATAATAAAGGATTAATAGAGTGTTATTCCAAAGAAGACATTGACGATCTAGGTAAAGAAATCGCTCCAGAACGTGATGAGCTTTTCACTTATATTGGTTTGTTTTTACTGGCTGATCGTTATCTTGCAAAAGATTACGAGAAGAACATTTATGAGCTTCCTCAGGAACGCTTCATGGTGATTGCGATGACTTTAATGCAAAAAGAAAAAAAGGAAAAACGTCTAGAGTTGGTAAAAAAAGCATACTGGGCTTTAAGTAATCTATATATGACGGTAGCTACGCCTACGCTTTCTAATGCAGGAAAAAGCTATGGTCAGCTTTCATCTTGTTTTATAGATACTGTAGATGATTCGCTAGATAGTATTTATTTAAATAATTGGGATATTGCAAGATTAAGTAAAGATGGCGGCGGAATTGGTATTTACTACGGAAAAGTTCGGGCCCTTGGATCTGATATTAAAAAGTTCAAAGGAAATTCATCCGGGATTGTTCCATGGATTCGGTTATTAAATGACACAGCTGTTAGTGTTGATCAACTTGGACAACGTCAAGGTGCCGTTGCTGTTTACTTGGATATTTTCCATAAAGATGTGATGAATGGATTTCTTGACTTAAAGACCAATAATGGAGATGAACGTAGAAAGGCTCATGATATTTTTACGGGGGTTACAATTCCAGACTTATTTATGCAAAAGCTTGAGGAAGTCGATGAGAGCGGTAGAAGTATCGGAGAATGGCATACATTTTGTCCGCACCAAGTGAAACAAATCATGGGTTGGAAAGACGAGAATGGAAACTTATTAGGTCTTGAAGATTATTATGACGAGACGGATAGAAAGTGGTTTACAGAAAAATATGAAGAGGCGGTAAACCATCCATTATTGCCTCGGAAATCCTACCGGGCGATGGATATTATGGCACGAATTATGGTGGCACAGCTAGAAACAGGAACTCCGTATATGTTTTACCGTGATGAGGTAAATCGTCAAAACCCTAATAAGCATGTAGTTGGGGTAGGGCGCACATCGATTTATTGTAGTAATTTATGTACAGAGATTGCTCAAAACATGTCTGCTACGACCATTACAAAAGAGTATGAAGATGAGGATGGGAACATTGTCATTGTTCGTAAGCCTGGCGATTTTGTTGTCTGCAACTTGTCATCAATTCATCTACCTAATGCTGTAAAAGCTAATGTGTTAGAAGATGTAATTCCTATACAAATGAGAATGCTTGATAATGTAATAGATTTAAATACAATTTCTGTCGGTCAAGCCCAAAAAACAAATCAAAAATACCGTGCAGTGGGACTAGGAACATTTGGGTGGCATCATCTACTCGCAGTGAAAGGAATCTACTGGGAGACTGACGAAGCAGTTTCTTATGCGGATGAATTATACGAAGAAATTGCATATCATACCATCCGGTCATCAATGGAATTAGCCAAAGAAAAAGGAGCATACAAACAATGTAAGGGCTCTGAGTGGGAAACGGGAGCTTACTTTAAACGAAAAGGCTACACTTCAAGACGTTGGTCTGAACTTCAGCAAGAAGTAACGAAACATGGAGTTCGCAATGGTTGGATGATGGCGGTTGCCCCTAATTCATCTACAGCTAAAATTGGTGGCTCAACTGATGGAATTGACCCCATTTATGCAATTGAATATGCAGAAGAAAAGAAAAATTTTAAATTTAAAGTAACAGCACCAGACATTACTCATCATACGTATCCATTTTATCGCCGTGTACGCCATGAGTTAGACCAAGTATGGAGTATTAAACAAAACAGTGCGCGTCAACGCCATGTTGACCAAGGGATTAGTTTTAATATATATGTTCGCCATGACATAAAAGCAAAAGAGCTCTTACATTTACATCTCCAAGCTTGGAAGCATGGTTTAAAGACAACCTATTATGTAAGAAGTACGTCACAAGCAGAGATCGCTGAGTGTGAAGCTTGTCATGCGTAA
- a CDS encoding ribonucleotide-diphosphate reductase subunit beta: protein MNVTEPLTRINLLNSDFPNKSTGIINGQSSGLLNWNDIAYPQMYDLYQTLLSNFWKAQEINMQDDIKQWDLLSPKEQDVFLRINTQLASLDSLQTPTMTQVLDYVTDSSFKAIFAVVAQQEAVHNESYSYILSSLVPLREQNERFDQAKEDPIVQKRNQLILDAYEQFRQNPTPQHLFQLAVNSINLEGIYFYAGFAFFYNLARQQKMLKTSTMISYIQRDEMQHAYFISQFLRILLSENPKLHTKENVDYIYQTIAQAVELEKEWAAFILDGIEGIDLNEFAGYVEYLANKRFRQLGLPNYYEDRDNPMPWIQVFSDEMINETKSDFFEQKSRTYTKVSQSNGFDEL from the coding sequence ATGAATGTGACAGAACCGTTAACTAGAATTAATCTACTAAACTCAGATTTTCCCAATAAGTCGACTGGAATCATTAATGGTCAATCATCGGGGTTATTAAACTGGAATGATATTGCTTATCCACAAATGTATGATTTATATCAAACCCTGTTATCAAACTTTTGGAAGGCCCAAGAAATTAACATGCAGGATGATATAAAGCAATGGGATTTACTTTCTCCTAAAGAACAAGACGTGTTTTTGCGGATTAATACACAGCTCGCATCATTAGATAGTTTGCAAACGCCAACGATGACACAAGTTCTCGACTATGTGACTGATTCAAGCTTTAAAGCTATCTTTGCTGTTGTTGCTCAACAAGAAGCAGTCCATAATGAATCATATTCATATATTTTAAGCTCGCTGGTTCCATTACGAGAGCAAAATGAACGATTTGACCAGGCCAAAGAAGACCCAATTGTCCAAAAACGTAACCAACTCATCCTTGATGCATATGAACAGTTCCGGCAAAATCCTACGCCGCAACATTTATTTCAGTTAGCTGTCAATTCCATTAACTTAGAGGGAATTTACTTTTATGCAGGATTTGCTTTTTTCTATAATCTAGCAAGACAACAAAAAATGCTGAAAACAAGTACGATGATAAGCTATATTCAACGAGATGAAATGCAGCATGCCTATTTTATCTCCCAATTTTTAAGAATTCTTTTATCTGAAAATCCAAAACTACACACAAAGGAAAACGTTGACTATATTTATCAAACCATTGCACAAGCCGTAGAGCTAGAAAAGGAATGGGCTGCGTTTATATTAGATGGAATCGAAGGAATTGATTTAAATGAATTTGCTGGGTATGTTGAGTATTTAGCGAACAAAAGGTTTCGTCAATTAGGTCTTCCTAATTATTATGAAGATAGAGACAATCCGATGCCTTGGATCCAAGTTTTTAGTGATGAAATGATTAACGAAACGAAGTCAGATTTCTTTGAACAAAAATCAAGAACCTATACAAAGGTGTCTCAATCTAATGGGTTTGATGAACTATAA
- a CDS encoding flavodoxin domain-containing protein: MGLMNYKIAIVYTSVTGNTEEVTKHLYSLFLRKGITVDCYTILSFPLERLQHYDALVIGTYTWGNGNIPKEMLPLYRAIETNNSKGLVTGVYGTGDRFYPHFCGAVDEFRDMLFVQTTLAVTIRIELAPQQKDFTRLQAFTDTLLKRVMTQKTA; encoded by the coding sequence ATGGGTTTGATGAACTATAAGATAGCGATAGTGTATACTTCTGTTACTGGAAATACAGAGGAAGTAACTAAGCACCTCTATTCTCTATTTTTACGGAAAGGGATTACCGTTGATTGCTACACAATATTGAGCTTTCCACTAGAACGGCTTCAGCACTATGATGCACTGGTTATCGGAACGTATACATGGGGAAACGGGAACATACCTAAGGAGATGCTTCCGCTATATCGAGCAATAGAAACTAATAATAGCAAAGGTTTAGTTACGGGAGTCTATGGAACAGGGGACCGGTTCTATCCGCATTTTTGTGGGGCGGTTGATGAGTTTCGAGATATGTTGTTTGTTCAGACAACATTGGCAGTCACAATAAGAATAGAACTAGCTCCACAGCAAAAAGATTTCACACGATTACAGGCGTTTACAGATACGCTACTAAAAAGAGTAATGACACAAAAAACAGCCTAG
- the pgaD gene encoding poly-beta-1,6-N-acetyl-D-glucosamine biosynthesis protein PgaD — translation MIISIKKTRVRKIVESICTGLGWLFLLFFIYTLLTYVKPEFNYQFYVIAISNSNSIIIFTGFVFLMMFIMLISWGTYNKLRYGPLNRRAFPADTQLEEVATYFELTEEEVTKIQEERYIER, via the coding sequence ATGATTATTTCAATCAAAAAAACAAGAGTACGAAAAATAGTGGAATCAATTTGTACAGGACTTGGTTGGCTATTTTTACTCTTCTTTATTTATACGCTACTAACTTATGTAAAGCCTGAGTTCAATTATCAATTTTATGTAATTGCTATTTCGAATTCCAACTCTATCATTATTTTTACTGGTTTCGTCTTCTTAATGATGTTCATTATGCTGATTAGTTGGGGGACCTACAATAAATTACGATACGGGCCTTTAAATAGAAGAGCGTTCCCTGCAGATACACAACTTGAAGAGGTAGCCACATACTTTGAATTAACTGAAGAAGAGGTTACGAAAATACAAGAAGAACGTTATATTGAACGATAA
- the pgaC gene encoding poly-beta-1,6-N-acetyl-D-glucosamine synthase, which produces MAITTLTLFLFYYPLIMGITWVIGGILYYIRREKHDTLPYIDDANLPFISILIPAYNEQDTIEETIRHTSKLAYPNFEIIVINDGSRDKTIDILRDILQDYPRLRVINVMQNKGKANALQQGVLASKGELIATIDSDAILDNYALHHMVPHFINPGTSERVGAVTGNPRIRNRTSLLAKIQLVEYTSIIGLIKRTQRILGKVMTVSGVFVVFRKKALLDIGMWDNDLITDDIGITWKLQRRFWDVRYEPKAFCWMLVPETLRGIWKQRLRWTQGGIEVILRHKDIFFDWRQRRLFPIYLEQLFSIVWALLWLAFAILALIQYITLDHYIQPLTWMGLYLALICLLQFAVALFIERKYERYIFKYILWAIWYPLFYWHINALLVIFALPKAIKILFKSKKEYATWDSPDRGMHL; this is translated from the coding sequence ATGGCAATAACGACACTTACCCTTTTTCTTTTCTATTACCCATTAATTATGGGTATTACCTGGGTTATTGGTGGGATACTCTACTATATTCGTAGAGAAAAGCATGACACTCTTCCTTATATTGATGATGCAAATCTACCATTCATTTCAATATTAATACCCGCTTATAATGAACAAGATACGATTGAAGAAACAATTCGCCATACTTCAAAATTAGCTTATCCTAATTTTGAAATTATCGTCATTAACGATGGCAGTAGAGACAAAACTATTGACATATTAAGAGACATATTGCAGGATTATCCACGTCTTCGTGTCATTAATGTGATGCAAAATAAAGGTAAGGCCAATGCACTACAACAAGGGGTTCTAGCCTCTAAAGGTGAACTCATTGCCACAATTGATAGTGACGCTATCTTGGATAATTACGCTTTACATCACATGGTACCCCATTTCATAAATCCTGGTACTAGTGAGCGAGTAGGGGCAGTGACAGGAAATCCACGGATTCGAAATCGGACAAGCCTCTTAGCCAAGATACAACTAGTCGAATATACAAGTATCATTGGCCTTATTAAAAGAACACAACGAATTCTTGGCAAGGTGATGACGGTCTCAGGGGTATTTGTTGTATTTCGAAAAAAAGCATTGCTTGATATCGGTATGTGGGATAACGACCTAATAACCGATGATATTGGAATCACCTGGAAACTCCAACGCCGCTTTTGGGATGTTCGATATGAACCTAAAGCGTTTTGTTGGATGCTCGTTCCCGAAACGTTACGCGGAATATGGAAGCAAAGATTGCGTTGGACACAAGGTGGAATAGAGGTTATCTTACGTCATAAAGATATCTTTTTTGATTGGAGACAGAGAAGATTATTCCCCATATACCTTGAGCAATTGTTTAGTATCGTGTGGGCATTGCTATGGCTGGCTTTTGCGATTCTAGCACTCATTCAATATATTACTTTAGACCACTATATTCAGCCATTAACGTGGATGGGGTTATACTTGGCTCTTATATGTTTATTACAATTTGCTGTTGCGTTATTTATTGAGAGGAAATACGAGAGATATATTTTCAAGTATATACTGTGGGCGATTTGGTATCCACTATTCTACTGGCACATTAATGCACTCTTAGTTATATTTGCTTTACCTAAAGCAATAAAAATATTGTTTAAATCAAAGAAGGAATATGCAACTTGGGATAGCCCAGACCGTGGCATGCATTTATAA
- a CDS encoding Dps family protein, giving the protein MKNHLVEALNRQLASWNVLYTKLHNYHWNVTGADFFTLHLKFEEYYTEVATTIDQIAERILTINGRPLGTLKDYLEVSVVTEAVGTEQAKDMVATIASDFELLIEEANFVIEIAERENDESTGDMFIQIKTTLEQHTWMLKAYLG; this is encoded by the coding sequence ATGAAAAACCATTTAGTAGAAGCATTGAATCGTCAATTAGCAAGTTGGAATGTGTTGTATACCAAACTTCATAACTATCATTGGAATGTAACGGGTGCAGATTTTTTTACTCTACATCTGAAATTTGAAGAATATTATACGGAAGTCGCTACGACAATCGACCAAATTGCAGAACGGATACTAACGATTAACGGAAGGCCACTAGGAACGCTAAAAGATTATTTAGAGGTTTCCGTAGTAACCGAAGCAGTTGGTACAGAACAAGCAAAAGACATGGTAGCTACAATTGCTTCTGATTTTGAATTACTGATAGAGGAAGCGAATTTTGTTATTGAGATAGCAGAAAGAGAGAATGACGAGTCAACGGGAGATATGTTTATACAAATTAAAACCACATTAGAACAGCACACATGGATGCTTAAAGCTTATTTAGGTTAG
- a CDS encoding ABC-F family ATP-binding cassette domain-containing protein — translation MTILLAEELYKSYGEKVLFNEISFSIAPKQRIGLIGTNGTGKSTLLKVIAGIETAEKGKIKHANHMTIEYLPQQPQLDETLTVLDQIYFGDSFMMKAMREYERVLSQLELQPESAQLQSQLLQAQQKMDEHDAWDAISVAKTILSRLGITDYFKKVAELSGGQKKRVAIAKALIHPADLLILDEPTNHLDNMTIEWLEMYLTQYKGSLIVVTHDRYFLNRVTNLIYELDHGQLYIYEGNYETFLGKKAERLANEEQQESKRQNLLRREIAWLQRGAKARTTKQKARIQRAEALKEQSGPVSTEHLDFSIGSVRLGKKVIELQEISKKYNEKKMFEDVCYLITPGERLGIVGPNGSGKTTLLNILAGRIQPDSGTVEIGETVKIGYYTQDDEEINGELRVIDYIKEVAEIVYTADGQIITAEQMLERFLFPRPMQWTYVRRLSGGEKRRLYLLRVLMGEPNVLFLDEPTNDLDTETLSVLEDYLYQFPGVVLTVSHDRYFLDKVVDHLLVFEGNGLVSRIQGSYSELMERNHEVAQLEKPKVTIVENESPVVKEKKKLSYREQQEWNEIEDKITALEEQQQEIGIAISKAGSDYGAIAELMDKQKTIEVKLEETMERWTELSMLIEEIESNQKG, via the coding sequence ATGACGATTTTACTTGCTGAAGAATTATATAAATCATATGGAGAAAAAGTTTTGTTTAATGAGATTTCGTTTTCAATTGCACCAAAACAACGAATTGGTTTAATTGGAACAAACGGGACAGGAAAATCAACCTTATTGAAAGTAATTGCCGGTATTGAGACAGCAGAGAAGGGCAAAATTAAACACGCCAATCATATGACGATCGAATATCTTCCACAGCAACCACAGCTTGATGAAACATTAACAGTTCTCGACCAAATTTATTTTGGTGACTCATTTATGATGAAAGCAATGCGAGAGTATGAAAGAGTACTATCTCAATTAGAACTACAACCTGAAAGTGCCCAACTCCAAAGTCAGTTACTACAGGCGCAACAGAAAATGGATGAACATGATGCATGGGATGCAATTTCAGTAGCTAAAACCATATTGTCGAGACTAGGAATTACGGATTATTTCAAAAAAGTAGCTGAGTTGTCAGGTGGACAAAAAAAGCGAGTGGCTATTGCCAAGGCTTTGATACACCCGGCCGACTTATTAATATTAGATGAGCCTACAAACCATTTAGACAATATGACGATTGAGTGGTTAGAGATGTATTTAACTCAATACAAAGGCTCACTCATCGTTGTAACACATGATCGTTATTTTTTAAATCGAGTAACCAACTTAATCTATGAATTAGACCATGGTCAACTTTATATTTATGAGGGGAATTACGAAACATTCTTAGGAAAAAAGGCTGAGCGTTTAGCGAATGAAGAGCAACAGGAAAGCAAGCGTCAAAACTTATTGCGAAGAGAAATTGCTTGGTTGCAACGTGGTGCAAAAGCAAGAACGACAAAACAAAAAGCTAGGATTCAGCGTGCGGAAGCATTAAAAGAACAATCTGGTCCTGTTTCAACGGAGCATTTAGATTTTTCGATAGGTTCTGTACGTCTCGGAAAAAAAGTCATCGAGCTTCAAGAGATTTCAAAAAAATATAATGAAAAGAAAATGTTTGAAGACGTATGTTATTTAATTACTCCGGGCGAGCGCTTAGGGATTGTTGGACCAAACGGAAGCGGAAAAACAACATTACTTAATATCCTTGCTGGAAGAATACAACCTGATTCGGGGACGGTTGAAATTGGAGAAACAGTAAAGATTGGCTACTATACACAAGATGACGAAGAAATAAATGGAGAGCTTAGGGTCATTGATTATATTAAAGAAGTAGCTGAAATTGTCTATACGGCAGATGGTCAAATTATCACAGCAGAACAAATGCTCGAACGATTCTTGTTCCCGAGGCCTATGCAATGGACATATGTCCGTCGACTTTCAGGTGGTGAAAAACGTAGGTTATACTTACTTCGTGTGCTAATGGGTGAACCCAATGTGTTATTTTTAGATGAGCCTACAAATGACTTAGATACAGAAACGTTAAGTGTGTTAGAAGATTATCTGTACCAATTTCCGGGAGTAGTTCTAACGGTGTCCCATGACCGCTATTTTCTAGATAAGGTCGTTGACCACTTATTAGTATTCGAAGGAAATGGTCTAGTCTCTCGTATTCAAGGCAGCTATTCAGAATTAATGGAAAGAAACCATGAGGTGGCACAGCTAGAAAAGCCAAAGGTGACCATAGTTGAAAATGAATCACCAGTTGTTAAGGAAAAGAAAAAACTTTCTTATCGAGAGCAACAAGAGTGGAATGAAATAGAAGATAAAATTACAGCATTAGAAGAACAACAACAAGAAATTGGTATTGCAATATCCAAGGCCGGTAGTGATTATGGAGCGATCGCAGAATTAATGGATAAACAAAAGACAATAGAAGTGAAGCTTGAGGAAACGATGGAGAGATGGACCGAACTCTCCATGCTCATTGAAGAAATTGAATCGAATCAGAAGGGGTAA
- a CDS encoding DUF4083 domain-containing protein, which produces MEGFNLASIIYLCLVIVLIVIFVVSFTLFIRRLIINSAAKSNQTVEIEKKLDKIIDLHEREKNPN; this is translated from the coding sequence ATGGAAGGGTTTAATTTAGCTTCAATTATTTATTTATGCTTGGTTATTGTTCTTATCGTCATATTTGTTGTTTCCTTCACGCTTTTTATCAGAAGACTCATTATCAACTCTGCCGCTAAAAGTAATCAAACCGTTGAAATTGAAAAGAAATTGGATAAAATAATAGATTTACATGAAAGGGAAAAAAATCCTAACTGA
- a CDS encoding HU family DNA-binding protein, producing the protein MNKTDLINAVAEQAELSKKDASKAVDAVFESISGALKEGGKVQLVGFGSFEVRERSARKGRNPQTGEEIEIPATKNPAFKPGKQLKDAVN; encoded by the coding sequence ATGAACAAAACAGATTTAATTAATGCAGTTGCTGAGCAAGCAGAACTTTCAAAAAAGGATGCATCTAAAGCGGTTGACGCTGTTTTCGAAAGCATTTCTGGAGCTTTAAAAGAAGGCGGAAAAGTTCAATTAGTAGGTTTTGGTAGTTTTGAAGTACGTGAGCGTTCTGCTCGTAAAGGTCGTAACCCACAAACTGGGGAAGAAATCGAAATTCCAGCTACTAAAAACCCTGCTTTCAAGCCAGGTAAACAACTAAAAGACGCTGTAAACTAA
- the pssA gene encoding CDP-diacylglycerol--serine O-phosphatidyltransferase encodes MFLLQHLDHTVKKIKSQSANLLTIINLSLGGFAIIFVIQNELRTSLLFITLAAVFDRFDGMVARKLQITSDLGKQLDSLSDIISFGVAPAILLHQAVLNQFGIAGTFFTVLFIACGAIRLARFNVSAPTKYFVGLPITAAGCLLTLSFLFVPFLEGFIFMFLTLLLALLMISTFTVKKI; translated from the coding sequence ATGTTTTTGTTGCAACATTTGGATCATACTGTAAAGAAAATAAAAAGTCAGTCTGCTAATCTTTTAACAATTATTAATCTTAGCCTAGGTGGCTTTGCAATTATTTTTGTTATTCAAAACGAATTAAGAACAAGCTTGTTGTTTATCACTCTTGCTGCTGTATTTGACAGATTTGATGGTATGGTTGCCAGGAAGCTACAAATCACCTCAGATTTAGGGAAACAATTAGATTCACTCAGTGATATCATTTCTTTTGGGGTAGCACCTGCTATTTTACTTCATCAAGCAGTTCTAAATCAATTTGGGATTGCAGGTACGTTCTTTACGGTATTATTTATTGCCTGTGGAGCTATTCGACTCGCTAGATTTAATGTTTCAGCTCCAACCAAATACTTTGTCGGGCTTCCAATTACAGCCGCTGGTTGCTTGCTTACGCTAAGTTTTTTATTCGTTCCATTTCTAGAGGGCTTTATCTTTATGTTTCTCACATTGCTTTTAGCTCTTCTTATGATTAGTACGTTTACGGTCAAAAAAATCTAA
- a CDS encoding phosphatidylserine decarboxylase: MKKHIYHSFVELSGNRLNSFLLKSFARSRLSKMVNKSFASYYGLNLQEMERPLEEYKSLNELFIRRLKPDARKIDENEEAIVSPVDGVLATVGTITEQRTFTVKGQTYTLDEMLGSKEKSERYQNGSFVILYLSPSHYHRIHSPISGQIIEQWTLGRKSYPVNELGLRLGKRPLSKNYRLISEFEVQGNKRLSLVKVGALNVNSIHLTHPRPEVKKGEELAYFSFGSTVVLLFEKGLITIPPLQLPHEIKVGETFATFT, translated from the coding sequence GTGAAAAAACATATTTATCATTCGTTTGTTGAATTATCAGGAAACAGGCTGAATTCATTTCTACTAAAAAGCTTTGCTCGTTCACGTCTTAGCAAGATGGTAAATAAATCCTTTGCTTCCTATTACGGCTTAAATCTTCAGGAAATGGAAAGGCCCCTTGAAGAATATAAAAGTCTAAATGAATTATTTATTAGACGGCTTAAGCCAGATGCAAGGAAAATTGATGAAAATGAAGAGGCTATTGTAAGTCCAGTGGATGGTGTTTTAGCAACAGTAGGGACGATTACAGAACAGCGTACATTTACTGTGAAGGGTCAAACGTATACTCTTGATGAGATGCTAGGATCAAAAGAAAAAAGCGAACGATATCAAAATGGCTCGTTTGTTATTCTTTATTTAAGTCCAAGTCATTATCACAGAATTCACAGTCCAATATCTGGGCAGATTATAGAGCAGTGGACATTAGGTAGAAAATCCTATCCAGTTAATGAGCTTGGTTTACGTTTAGGTAAAAGACCTTTATCGAAAAACTATAGACTTATTTCTGAATTTGAAGTCCAAGGAAACAAGCGCTTGTCTTTAGTAAAAGTTGGGGCGTTAAATGTAAATAGCATTCACCTGACTCATCCTCGACCAGAAGTGAAAAAAGGAGAAGAACTTGCTTATTTTTCATTTGGGTCAACGGTTGTCCTTTTGTTTGAAAAAGGTCTGATAACGATTCCTCCACTACAACTTCCTCATGAGATTAAAGTAGGAGAAACATTTGCCACTTTTACATAA
- the mnhG gene encoding monovalent cation/H(+) antiporter subunit G, with protein sequence MSLIEIIISILVLLGGLLSLLGAIGIIRFPDVYGRLHAATKSATLGVILIMLATFLYFLIIEQQFVVKVLLTIVFVFLTAPVAGLMMSRSAYRIGVPLWEKSVQDDLKHKVSIEKNRKLNVTDKQ encoded by the coding sequence TTGTCTTTGATCGAGATCATCATTAGTATTTTAGTCCTTTTAGGCGGCCTGCTTAGTCTACTTGGTGCTATCGGAATTATCCGATTTCCAGATGTATATGGCCGGCTTCACGCGGCCACAAAAAGTGCCACATTAGGTGTTATTTTAATCATGTTAGCAACTTTTTTATATTTTCTTATCATTGAACAGCAATTTGTAGTCAAAGTGTTATTAACGATTGTTTTTGTTTTTCTGACTGCTCCTGTAGCTGGATTAATGATGTCTCGTTCGGCTTACCGAATTGGAGTCCCACTATGGGAGAAAAGCGTACAAGATGATTTAAAACATAAAGTGAGCATAGAAAAAAATCGAAAACTAAACGTAACAGATAAACAGTAG